The Verrucomicrobiota bacterium genome has a window encoding:
- a CDS encoding HAMP domain-containing protein, which produces MGLVGAIAFSLLLSHGFSTPIEDLVKGTSEIQRGNFGIKVPVRSRDEIGRLTQSFNETRR; this is translated from the coding sequence CGCGTTTAGCCTCCTTCTTTCGCACGGCTTTTCCACGCCCATTGAGGATCTGGTCAAAGGCACCTCGGAAATCCAGCGCGGCAATTTCGGCATCAAGGTGCCGGTGCGCAGCCGCGATGAAATCGGCCGCTTGACCCAGTCGTTCAACGAAACACGCCGCTGA
- a CDS encoding PIG-L family deacetylase — protein sequence MKTKQSSLTAASLICAGCLLGLGNLASNVALAATPPDDGKLRIICFGAHPDDCEIQASGAATMWAAKGHHVKFVSVTNGDIGHWREAGGPLALRRKAEVEAAAKILGITTEVLDIHDGELLPTLEYRRMITRLIREWRADIVMGPRPNDYHPDHRYTGVLVQDAAYMVTVPFIVPDLPPLKNNPVFLYYPDRFQKPNPFQPDIVISIDSVIEKKLDAIGVIVSQFYEGGANGGPHLMPTEPAKQKERHKQVRDQFANRSRGIADRFRSQLIEWYGKEQGQKVRYAEAYEVCEYGSQANKQTLKKLFPFFD from the coding sequence ATGAAGACAAAACAGTCGTCGTTGACCGCCGCAAGCTTGATTTGCGCTGGATGTCTTTTGGGACTCGGAAATCTCGCCTCAAACGTCGCGTTGGCCGCGACGCCGCCGGATGACGGCAAGCTTCGAATCATCTGCTTTGGCGCGCACCCGGACGACTGTGAAATTCAAGCCAGCGGCGCCGCCACGATGTGGGCGGCCAAAGGGCACCATGTCAAATTTGTCTCCGTCACCAACGGCGACATTGGCCATTGGCGGGAAGCGGGCGGGCCGTTGGCCCTTCGACGCAAGGCGGAAGTTGAAGCCGCCGCCAAAATTCTGGGCATCACCACCGAGGTCCTTGACATCCACGATGGAGAACTCCTCCCCACGCTGGAGTATCGCCGGATGATTACGCGGTTGATCCGCGAGTGGCGGGCCGACATCGTCATGGGGCCGCGGCCCAACGATTATCATCCGGACCATCGTTACACCGGCGTCCTGGTCCAGGATGCGGCTTACATGGTCACCGTGCCCTTCATAGTTCCGGACCTTCCGCCGCTGAAGAACAACCCGGTCTTCCTCTATTATCCCGACCGGTTCCAGAAACCGAATCCGTTTCAACCGGACATCGTCATTTCGATCGATTCGGTAATCGAGAAGAAGCTCGATGCCATAGGCGTGATCGTGTCCCAATTCTATGAAGGCGGGGCGAACGGCGGACCTCACCTCATGCCGACGGAGCCGGCCAAACAGAAAGAGCGGCACAAACAGGTGCGCGACCAATTCGCCAACCGCAGCCGTGGCATCGCGGACCGCTTTCGCAGCCAGCTCATCGAATGGTACGGCAAGGAGCAGGGCCAGAAAGTCCGATACGCCGAGGCCTACGAAGTTTGCGAATACGGAAGTCAGGCCAACAAACAAACTTTGAAGAAGCTGTTCCCGTTCTTCGATTAG
- a CDS encoding adenylate/guanylate cyclase domain-containing protein, with protein MTRVVYEHKGIVDKFVGDLIMAFFGAPKSSGNDSLNAARCALDMIRERERLNETSKYQINIGIGVASGPALAGNMGSSDRLNYTVLGERVNLASRLCGKAGRMEVVIDETTCQRLKDLAVTEALPELELKGFSARVQAYKLLQIRSPQTEI; from the coding sequence CTGACTCGCGTGGTGTACGAGCACAAGGGCATCGTGGACAAATTTGTCGGAGACTTGATCATGGCGTTCTTTGGCGCGCCGAAGAGTTCCGGCAACGACTCGCTGAATGCCGCGCGTTGCGCTCTGGACATGATTCGGGAGCGCGAGCGGCTCAATGAAACGTCCAAATACCAAATCAATATCGGCATCGGCGTCGCGTCCGGCCCGGCGCTGGCGGGCAACATGGGGTCGAGCGACCGATTGAACTATACCGTGCTCGGCGAGCGGGTGAACCTGGCCTCTCGTCTGTGCGGCAAAGCCGGGCGAATGGAAGTGGTCATCGATGAGACGACTTGCCAGCGGTTGAAGGATCTCGCGGTCACGGAGGCGTTGCCGGAGTTGGAATTGAAAGGATTCTCGGCGCGCGTTCAGGCCTACAAATTACTGCAAATTCGTTCTCCCCAAACTGAGATATGA